The following are encoded in a window of Platichthys flesus chromosome 11, fPlaFle2.1, whole genome shotgun sequence genomic DNA:
- the LOC133965534 gene encoding stathmin-like, giving the protein MEICGDIQVKQLNKRNSGQAFEVILSPSTPDAKVECPLSPLKKKDMSIDDIKKKLEAAEERRKSYEAGVLKNLAEKREHGKEVVQKAIEGSCNFSKMVEEKLNQQMETYEENRSARMAALNEKFKEKEKKLEEVRKNKGAKKEVEI; this is encoded by the exons ATGGAAATCTGTGGAG ATATCCAAGTGAAACAGCTGAACAAGCGTAATTCAGGTCAGGCGTTTGAAGTCATCCTGAGCCCTTCAACTCCCGACGCCAAGGTGGAATGTCCACTGTCCCCTCTTAAAAAGAAAGACATGTCCATCGATGATAttaagaagaagctggaggctgCTGAAGAGAGACGCAAG AGCTACGAGGCTGGAGTGCTGAAGAACTTGGCTGAGAAACGAGAGCACGGAAAGGAAGTCGTCCAGAAGGCCATCGAGGGAAGCTGCAACTTTAGCAAGATGGTGGAAGAGAAACTGAATCAGCAGATGGAAACTTATGAGGAGAACCGCAGCGCCCGGATGGCAGCTCTCAACGAGAAGTTCAAGGAGAAG gagaagAAGCTGGAAGAAGTGAGGAAGAACAAGGGGGCGAAGAAAGAAGTTGAAATTTAG
- the paqr7b gene encoding membrane progestin receptor alpha-B, which yields MATVVMEQIGRLFINAQQLRQIPQLLESAFPTLPCTVKVCDVPWVFRERHILTGYRQPDHSWRYYFLTLFQRHNETLNVWTHLLAAFVILVKWLEISMTVDFLRDPHAQPLFIVLLAAFTYLSFSALAHLLSAKSELSCYSFYFLDYVGVAVYQYGSALAHYYYAIEKEWHTKVQGVFLPAAAFLAWLTCFGCCYGKYASPDIPKFVLKLFQVVPSALAYCLDISPVVHRIYSCYRDGCSDPVVAYHFYHVIFFLVSAYFFCCPHPESLFPGKCDFIGQGHQIFHVFVVICTLTQIEALRTDFTERRPLYEGLHGDLAHDAVALFIFTACCSALTAFYVRKRVRAALHEKQE from the coding sequence ATGGCGACAGTGGTGATGGAGCAGATCGGCCGCCTGTTTATCAACGCTCAGCAGCTGCGGCAGATCCCTCAGCTGCTGGAGTCGGCCTTCCCCACGCTGCCCTGCACCGTGAAGGTGTGCGACGTGCCCTGGGTGTTCCGCGAGCGGCACATCCTCACCGGCTACAGGCAGCCGGACCACAGCTGGCGCTACTACTTCCTCACCCTCTTCCAAAGGCACAACGAGACCCTCAACGTGTGGACCCATCTGCTGGCTGCCTTCGTCATCCTGGTGAAGTGGCTGGAGATCTCGATGACGGTGGATTTTTTGCGTGACCCCCACGCTCAGCCCCTCTTCATCGTCCTCCTGGCCGCCTTCACCTACCTCTCCTTCAGCGCGCTcgctcacctcctctctgcaaAGTCTGAGCTCTCCTGCTACAGCTTCTACTTCCTCGACTACGTGGGGGTGGCCGTCTACCAGTATGGCAGTGCTCTGGCACACTACTACTACGCCATAGAGAAAGAGTGGCACACTAAAGTGCAAGGGGTCTTTTTACCTGCTGCAGCGTTCTTGGCCTGGCTCACCTGCTTTGGCTGCTGCTACGGCAAGTATGCCAGTCCTGACATACCCAAGTTTGTCCTCAAGCTCTTCCAAGTGGTGCCGTCAGCCTTGGCTTACTGTCTAGACATAAGCCCTGTGGTTCACCGCATCTACAGCTGCTACCGGGATGGCTGCTCCGACCCAGTCGTGGCATACCATTTCTACCACGTGATCTTTTTCCTAGTCAGCGCCTATTTCTTCTGCTGTCCGCACCCAGAGAGCTTGTTCCCTGGGAAGTGTGACTTCATCGGACAGGGTCACCAGATCTTCCACGTGTTCGTGGTGATTTGCACCCTGACGCAGATCGAAGCGCTGCGAACAGACTTCACAGAGCGCCGCCCCCTCTACGAGGGCCTCCATGGCGATCTCGCACATGACGCCGTTGCACTCTTCATCTTCACTGCCTGCTGCAGTGCGCTCACCGCTTTTTACGTACGCAAGCGGGTACGTGCCGCTCTCCACGAGAAGCAGGAGTAA